One Glycine soja cultivar W05 chromosome 2, ASM419377v2, whole genome shotgun sequence genomic region harbors:
- the LOC114399628 gene encoding ferritin-4, chloroplastic-like isoform X2, which yields MLLRTAASAASASSLSLFSPTSEPLRSVPARGLVVRAAKGSTNHRALTGVIFEPFEEVKKELDLVPTVPQASLARQKYVDESEAAVNEQINVEYNVSYVYHAMFAYFDRDNVALRGLAKFFKESSEEEREHAEKLMEYQNKRGGRVKLQSIVMPLSEFDHADKGDALHAMELALSLEKLTNEKLLNLHSVATKNGDVQLADFVETEYLGEQVEAIKRISEYVAQLRRVGKGHGVWHFDQILLHEGGDAA from the exons ATGCTTCTCCGAACCGCCGCCTCCGCCGCTTCTGCTTCGTCCCTCTCCCTCTTCAGCCCTACCTCCGAACCTCTCCGTTCGGTTCCCGCTCGTGGATTGGTGGTTCGCGCCGCGAAAGGATCCACGAACCACCGCGCCCTAACCGGCGTGATCTTTGAACCGTTCGAAGAGGTGAAGAAGGAGCTCGATCTCGTTCCCACCGTTCCACAAGCTTCTCTCGCCCGCCAAAAATACGTTGACGAATCCGAAGCCGCCGTTAACGAACAAATCAA tGTGGAGTATAACGTTTCCTACGTTTACCATGCTATGTTTGCGTACTTTGATAGGGACAACGTTGCGCTGAGAGGTCTTGCTAA GTTTTTTAAGGAAtcgagtgaagaagaaagagagcATGCTGAGAAATTGATGGAGTATCAG aACAAACGTGGTGGAAGAGTGAAGTTGCAGTCAATTGTGATGCCGCTTTCTGAGTTTGATCATGCAGATAAGGGAGATGCGCTGCACG CAATGGAACTCGCTCTCTCATTAGAGAAGCTAACGAACGAAAAGCTCCTTAACTTGCACAGT GTTGCCACAAAAAATGGTGACGTGCAGTTGGCTGACTTTGTGGAAACTGAGTATCTGGGTGAACAG GTGGAAGCAATCAAAAGAATATCCGAGTATGTTGCTCAGCTCAGAAGAGTTGGCAAAGGACATg GTGTTTGGCACTTTGATCAGATACTCCTCCACGAGGGAGGAGATGCAGCCTGA
- the LOC114399628 gene encoding ferritin-4, chloroplastic-like isoform X1 encodes MLLRTAASAASASSLSLFSPTSEPLRSVPARGLVVRAAKGSTNHRALTGVIFEPFEEVKKELDLVPTVPQASLARQKYVDESEAAVNEQINVEYNVSYVYHAMFAYFDRDNVALRGLAKFFKESSEEEREHAEKLMEYQNKRGGRVKLQSIVMPLSEFDHADKGDALHAMELALSLEKLTNEKLLNLHSVATKNGDVQLADFVETEYLGEQVEAIKRISEYVAQLRRVGKGHGKNFKFCYASFFLPRFLL; translated from the exons ATGCTTCTCCGAACCGCCGCCTCCGCCGCTTCTGCTTCGTCCCTCTCCCTCTTCAGCCCTACCTCCGAACCTCTCCGTTCGGTTCCCGCTCGTGGATTGGTGGTTCGCGCCGCGAAAGGATCCACGAACCACCGCGCCCTAACCGGCGTGATCTTTGAACCGTTCGAAGAGGTGAAGAAGGAGCTCGATCTCGTTCCCACCGTTCCACAAGCTTCTCTCGCCCGCCAAAAATACGTTGACGAATCCGAAGCCGCCGTTAACGAACAAATCAA tGTGGAGTATAACGTTTCCTACGTTTACCATGCTATGTTTGCGTACTTTGATAGGGACAACGTTGCGCTGAGAGGTCTTGCTAA GTTTTTTAAGGAAtcgagtgaagaagaaagagagcATGCTGAGAAATTGATGGAGTATCAG aACAAACGTGGTGGAAGAGTGAAGTTGCAGTCAATTGTGATGCCGCTTTCTGAGTTTGATCATGCAGATAAGGGAGATGCGCTGCACG CAATGGAACTCGCTCTCTCATTAGAGAAGCTAACGAACGAAAAGCTCCTTAACTTGCACAGT GTTGCCACAAAAAATGGTGACGTGCAGTTGGCTGACTTTGTGGAAACTGAGTATCTGGGTGAACAG GTGGAAGCAATCAAAAGAATATCCGAGTATGTTGCTCAGCTCAGAAGAGTTGGCAAAGGACATggtaagaatttcaaattctgctACGCATCTTTTTTTCTCCCCAGGTTTTTACTCTGA